Proteins encoded in a region of the Flavobacteriales bacterium genome:
- a CDS encoding OmpA family protein, with protein sequence MKHLLSLTMLFFLVSTTSLLSQSSKKNKMSKADKAYMMQNYYEAEKLYKADYAKEKNRAKKAELIFLQAECARNIGTPIYLKKAMAMYKRAIKAKYPHAEVYLRYAQVLQKQQKFSDAIVQYEKYKEFKPNDDRADKGIQSCMFALDALQNPSRYELTSFQHNTNQEEYSPCYASRDYDELFFTSSRDGSLGKSADGFTGNSFTDIYWSKYDKKKKRWSKPSPFEEPMNTSDHEASPSLNKRGNELYFTRCMENSKIKPIPTCEIYFSKKKGKNWISPVLLPLPYDSVSSFAHPSLSSDGKVLYFSSDMKGGYGGKDIWYIKKVKRDEWSEPINLGDEINTSGNELFPFIHADGSLYFSSDGHVGMGGLDIFKAVFDAENNLRSVNNMNSPINSSNDDFGIIFEDEEERGYLSSNRLGSKGDDIYRFNLPKLNLTLSGIITDLKTKQIISGATIDIVGSDGSISQTVTDNSGRYLFDEEFVKENVSYSITVSNEGYLSSNFTQSTIGVNESVNMVQDIVLEATLKEIVLPKIEYDFNSAELRKESKEALNTLVAVLVENPNVVIQLRSHTDNRAGDEFNMELSQRRAQICVDYMVDKGIKPMRLIAKGVGENEPFVMDVKDGKLKPGAILNEAFFEKLKRKKDIEKAHQYNRRTDFKVVLDSFYDAESDRVLPKKK encoded by the coding sequence ATGAAACATTTACTTTCACTTACGATGTTGTTTTTTTTGGTGTCTACAACATCACTTTTGTCACAATCTTCTAAGAAAAACAAGATGTCTAAGGCTGATAAAGCCTATATGATGCAGAATTATTATGAGGCTGAAAAGCTTTATAAAGCAGATTATGCTAAGGAGAAAAATAGAGCTAAAAAGGCTGAATTAATTTTTCTTCAGGCTGAATGTGCACGAAATATAGGTACGCCGATTTACTTAAAGAAAGCAATGGCTATGTACAAAAGAGCCATTAAAGCAAAATACCCTCATGCAGAAGTGTATCTTAGGTATGCGCAGGTGTTACAAAAGCAACAAAAGTTCTCAGATGCTATAGTTCAATATGAAAAGTATAAAGAGTTTAAGCCTAACGATGATAGAGCTGACAAAGGAATACAATCTTGTATGTTTGCCCTTGACGCACTTCAAAACCCAAGTCGCTACGAGTTAACATCTTTTCAGCACAATACTAACCAAGAGGAATACTCTCCGTGTTATGCTAGTAGAGATTATGATGAGTTGTTTTTTACATCTTCTCGTGACGGTTCGTTAGGAAAATCTGCTGATGGATTTACTGGTAATTCTTTTACTGATATCTATTGGTCTAAATACGATAAAAAGAAGAAAAGATGGTCCAAGCCATCTCCATTTGAAGAGCCGATGAATACTTCTGACCACGAAGCATCTCCTTCACTCAACAAAAGAGGAAATGAATTATACTTTACCAGGTGTATGGAAAACTCGAAAATCAAGCCTATTCCTACATGTGAAATATATTTCTCCAAGAAAAAAGGCAAGAATTGGATTTCTCCAGTATTGTTGCCGCTACCTTACGACAGCGTAAGTAGTTTTGCACATCCTTCACTAAGTTCTGATGGAAAGGTACTTTATTTCTCATCTGATATGAAAGGCGGTTATGGAGGTAAAGATATCTGGTATATCAAAAAAGTTAAAAGAGATGAATGGAGTGAGCCTATTAACTTAGGGGATGAAATAAATACGAGTGGAAACGAATTGTTCCCTTTTATACATGCAGATGGTTCTCTTTATTTTTCATCAGACGGTCATGTTGGTATGGGCGGGCTTGATATTTTTAAAGCGGTATTTGATGCTGAAAATAACCTTCGCTCTGTAAATAATATGAACAGCCCAATCAACTCATCAAATGATGATTTTGGAATTATTTTTGAAGACGAAGAAGAGAGAGGATACTTATCTTCAAATAGATTAGGTAGTAAGGGAGACGATATATACAGATTTAATTTGCCTAAACTTAATTTAACTCTTTCAGGGATTATCACTGATTTAAAGACTAAGCAAATTATTTCAGGTGCTACAATTGATATAGTAGGTAGTGACGGGAGTATTTCTCAAACTGTTACTGACAATTCTGGAAGATATTTATTTGATGAAGAGTTCGTCAAGGAGAATGTTTCTTATAGCATAACGGTGTCAAATGAAGGTTACTTATCTTCTAATTTTACGCAATCAACAATAGGAGTAAATGAATCAGTAAATATGGTTCAAGATATTGTCCTTGAAGCAACTCTTAAAGAAATAGTCTTGCCTAAAATCGAATACGACTTTAATAGTGCTGAGTTAAGAAAAGAATCCAAGGAAGCGCTTAATACACTAGTTGCAGTTCTTGTAGAAAACCCTAACGTTGTGATTCAATTACGTTCGCATACAGATAACAGAGCTGGAGATGAGTTCAATATGGAGTTATCTCAAAGAAGGGCTCAAATTTGTGTAGACTATATGGTCGATAAAGGAATAAAACCTATGAGGTTAATTGCAAAAGGAGTGGGTGAGAATGAGCCATTTGTTATGGATGTAAAAGATGGTAAACTAAAACCTGGTGCAATTCTAAATGAAGCATTCTTTGAAAAATTAAAAAGAAAGAAAGATATCGAAAAGGCGCATCAATACAACAGGAGAACAGATTTCAAAGTTGTTCTTGATTCATTTTACGATGCCGAGTCGGATAGAGTGCTTCCCAAAAAGAAGTAG
- a CDS encoding AIR synthase-related protein, with protein MSNNRYNLRGVSADKEDVHNAIKNVDKGLFPKAFCKIVPDYLANDDDYCVVMHADGAGTKSSLAYMYWKETGDISVWKGIAQDALVMNIDDLLCVGAVDNILLSSTIGRNKNLIPGDVISAIINGTEELLADLRGFGVDIHSTGGETADVGDLVRTIIVDSTVVARMKKSKVISNSNIKDGDVIVGLSSFGQANYESDYNGGMGSNGLTSARHDVFAKYLSKKYPESFDASVPEELVYSGSKSLTDTLEGLSIDIGKLVLSPTRTYAPIIKEILERHREDIHGMVHCSGGAQTKVLHFVDDVHIIKDNMFDIPPLFDLIQKESGTDWKEMYKVFNMGHRMELYVSQEIADSLISISESFGVEAKIIGRVESHNGKKLTIKSSYGEFIY; from the coding sequence ATGAGCAATAATAGATACAATTTAAGAGGTGTTTCTGCTGACAAGGAAGATGTTCACAATGCTATCAAAAATGTAGATAAAGGGTTGTTCCCTAAAGCATTTTGTAAAATAGTTCCTGATTATCTTGCGAATGACGATGATTATTGTGTGGTTATGCATGCTGATGGCGCAGGCACCAAATCATCTTTGGCTTATATGTATTGGAAAGAAACCGGAGACATTTCTGTATGGAAAGGCATTGCCCAAGATGCCTTAGTAATGAATATAGACGATTTATTGTGTGTTGGTGCAGTCGATAATATACTATTATCATCTACAATAGGAAGAAATAAAAACTTAATACCTGGTGATGTTATATCTGCTATAATTAATGGAACAGAAGAGTTGCTAGCCGATTTAAGAGGTTTTGGTGTGGATATACACTCAACTGGAGGAGAGACTGCAGATGTTGGTGATTTGGTTAGAACCATAATTGTTGATTCTACCGTTGTAGCAAGAATGAAAAAGTCTAAAGTTATTTCCAATAGTAATATTAAGGATGGTGATGTTATAGTAGGTTTGTCATCATTTGGACAAGCTAACTATGAAAGTGACTATAATGGAGGTATGGGGAGCAATGGTTTGACATCAGCACGACACGATGTTTTTGCCAAGTATCTTTCAAAAAAGTATCCTGAAAGTTTTGACGCCTCTGTGCCAGAAGAATTAGTTTATTCTGGGAGTAAATCGCTAACAGATACTTTAGAAGGATTAAGTATAGATATTGGTAAATTAGTGTTGTCACCAACTAGGACTTATGCCCCTATAATCAAAGAAATTCTAGAAAGACATAGAGAAGATATTCACGGAATGGTTCATTGTAGTGGTGGAGCACAAACAAAAGTATTACATTTTGTAGATGATGTTCACATTATAAAAGACAATATGTTTGATATTCCCCCTTTGTTTGACTTGATTCAAAAAGAATCTGGTACGGATTGGAAAGAGATGTACAAGGTTTTTAATATGGGGCATAGAATGGAATTATATGTCTCTCAAGAAATCGCTGACTCACTAATTTCTATTTCAGAATCATTTGGTGTTGAGGCTAAAATTATTGGCAGAGTAGAGTCCCACAATGGTAAAAAATTAACTATCAAAAGCTCCTATGGAGAATTTATATACTAG
- the prfA gene encoding peptide chain release factor 1, whose product MLDKLEAIKNRFDEVSELIVDPNIISDMKQYIQLNKEYKDLQPIIEAYHEYKNILSNIENAKEMLKDDEMKEMAKIELDDLMPKQEVLEEEIKVLLIPKDPADSKNAVVEIRAGAGGDEASIFTGDLYRLYSNYASSKSWKTEVVDVAEGTSGGYKEIIFNVKGEDVYGMLKFESGVHRVQRVPQTETQGRVHTSAASVVVMPEAEEFDVEIKDSDIRKDTYCSSGPGGQSVNTTYSAVRLTHIPTGVVAQCQDQKSQHKNYDKALKVLRSRIYEIEMQKRLEELSGQRKSMVVTGDRSAKIRTYNYPQGRVTDHRIGLTQYNLSNVMDGEIDKFIEELQLAENAERLKEGTTNDN is encoded by the coding sequence ATGTTAGACAAGTTAGAAGCGATAAAAAATAGATTTGATGAAGTGTCAGAGCTTATTGTTGATCCCAACATAATTTCTGATATGAAACAGTATATCCAACTTAATAAAGAATACAAAGACCTTCAGCCGATTATTGAGGCTTATCACGAATATAAAAATATATTATCCAACATTGAAAATGCAAAAGAGATGTTGAAAGATGATGAAATGAAGGAAATGGCAAAAATAGAGTTAGACGATTTGATGCCAAAACAAGAAGTCTTGGAGGAAGAGATAAAGGTTTTATTAATTCCTAAAGATCCTGCTGATTCTAAAAATGCAGTTGTCGAGATACGTGCTGGTGCGGGTGGTGATGAAGCAAGTATTTTTACGGGCGATCTGTATAGACTTTATAGTAACTATGCTAGTTCAAAAAGTTGGAAAACAGAGGTTGTTGATGTGGCAGAAGGAACTTCTGGAGGGTATAAAGAAATCATTTTTAATGTCAAAGGTGAAGATGTTTATGGAATGCTAAAATTTGAATCTGGGGTACACCGTGTTCAAAGAGTGCCTCAAACTGAAACTCAAGGAAGAGTGCATACATCGGCTGCTTCTGTAGTGGTCATGCCTGAGGCTGAAGAGTTTGATGTTGAAATAAAAGATAGTGATATAAGAAAAGACACCTATTGTTCTTCGGGTCCAGGTGGTCAGTCGGTAAATACAACTTACTCCGCTGTTAGACTAACACACATACCAACAGGTGTTGTTGCACAATGTCAAGATCAGAAATCGCAGCACAAAAATTACGATAAAGCCTTGAAAGTATTGCGTTCTCGTATTTATGAAATTGAAATGCAAAAGCGTTTAGAAGAGTTGTCTGGCCAACGTAAATCAATGGTCGTAACTGGAGATCGTTCTGCAAAGATCAGAACTTACAATTATCCTCAAGGTCGAGTAACAGATCACCGTATTGGACTCACACAATATAACCTATCTAATGTAATGGATGGCGAAATTGATAAATTTATCGAGGAGTTACAATTGGCTGAAAATGCAGAAAGGCTAAAAGAAGGCACCACTAATGATAATTAA
- the pyrF gene encoding orotidine-5'-phosphate decarboxylase produces MTKEELFQQIQKKESFLCIGLDTDLQKIPKHLLDSEDPIFEFNKQIIDATHDLCVAYKPNIAFYESMGLKGWDSLQKTLNYIPKEIFTIADAKRGDIGNTSNMYAKTFFETYNFDSVTVAPYMGSDSVKPFLDFEGKWAIVLALTSNQGGLDFQMIKDYDGNMLYQKVLEKVQTYGQNIMFVVGATRSESLKKVRDIAPDNFLLVPGVGAQGGSLEDVAKYGMNDHCGLLVNSSRGIIYASSSEDFAIAARRKAFDLQGAMSEMLKKASLVQ; encoded by the coding sequence ATGACTAAAGAAGAGTTATTTCAGCAAATACAAAAGAAAGAATCTTTCCTATGCATAGGTTTAGATACCGATTTGCAAAAAATACCAAAACACCTTCTTGATTCAGAAGATCCAATATTTGAGTTTAACAAACAAATAATTGATGCTACTCACGATTTGTGTGTGGCTTATAAGCCCAACATAGCTTTTTATGAAAGTATGGGACTTAAGGGTTGGGATAGTTTACAAAAGACACTTAATTATATTCCTAAAGAGATATTTACAATTGCTGATGCTAAAAGAGGTGATATCGGAAACACATCTAATATGTATGCCAAGACCTTTTTTGAAACTTATAATTTTGATTCAGTTACAGTTGCGCCATATATGGGTTCTGATTCAGTAAAACCTTTTCTAGATTTTGAAGGTAAGTGGGCTATTGTTTTAGCATTAACATCAAACCAAGGCGGATTAGATTTTCAGATGATTAAAGATTATGATGGTAATATGTTGTATCAAAAGGTATTGGAGAAAGTACAAACCTATGGGCAGAACATAATGTTTGTAGTGGGTGCTACTAGATCAGAATCTTTAAAAAAGGTTCGTGACATAGCCCCTGATAACTTTTTACTTGTTCCTGGTGTAGGTGCTCAAGGCGGTAGTTTAGAGGATGTTGCTAAATACGGAATGAATGACCATTGTGGTTTGTTAGTCAATTCATCAAGAGGAATTATTTACGCTAGTTCTTCGGAAGACTTTGCCATTGCCGCTAGAAGAAAGGCCTTCGACTTGCAAGGTGCTATGAGTGAAATGTTGAAAAAAGCATCACTCGTACAATAA
- a CDS encoding TonB-dependent receptor, translating into MMKNFSILSFLIVLSLSSFSQQKYTISGFINDKENGESLIGVNVLVKEKLVGTTSNTYGFYSLTLPEDTYEVSFTYIGFETQTKSINLNKNVSFNIDLGTGSTDIDEVTIVAEETVVERTQTSIVEVPVQQIKNIPALLGEVDVLKAIQLLPGVQSGGEGTSGFYVRGGGPDQNLILLDGVPVYNASHLFGFFSVFNADAIKNVRLTKGGYPARFGGRLSSVLEIDMKEGNMKKIEGEGSIGLISSKLTLQGPIIKDKTSFIVSGRRTYIDILAQPLIKSANNGNPGGYYFYDLNAKLNHKISEKDRLYLSAYLGKDRFYLTDSNNDDFIDQDLNYESTSENDFGLDWGNVTSCLRWNHLFSNKLFANTTLTYSKYQFNTLYDSRSSTSSPFQLTKDTAHFNYFSGVKDYGAKIDFDYLPNPNHYIKFGLNYVRHNFYPGSFELYLSTFERDSLGVETYIVPYDTTFNFSEALESNDAFFYLEDDIRVNDQLKINLGMHLGYFNTNNKTYYSFQPRFSSRFLVNKDWSIKASYAEMQQNIHLLTSSGAGLPTDIWVPSTDSVPPQYSKQLAMSVNKNFLNGLLEVSIEGYYKQMNDLITLKPGAEIIGFEDWKNKVDTNGVGRSYGAELFVQKKKGKTTGWIGYTLSFSERKFENVNFGRWYPYKYDRRHDFSIVMAHKFSDNFDIGLTWVYGTGNNMTFLEARYPTVNINGNTNGIDEGSVNEIEYFPTRNNLRLPAYHRLDIGLNFHKKTRWGERTISVGAYNLYNRKNPFFLSINDKIQVQNGVPVSARVVQQTSLFPIIPSISYKFKF; encoded by the coding sequence ATGATGAAAAACTTCTCTATACTATCTTTTTTGATAGTACTGTCGCTTAGCTCTTTTTCTCAACAAAAGTACACTATTAGTGGTTTTATTAACGACAAGGAAAATGGAGAATCTCTTATCGGTGTAAATGTCTTAGTAAAAGAAAAGCTAGTTGGTACAACATCGAATACTTATGGTTTTTACAGTCTTACTCTTCCTGAAGACACTTATGAAGTATCATTTACTTACATTGGTTTTGAAACGCAAACTAAAAGCATTAACCTAAATAAAAATGTTTCCTTCAACATTGACCTCGGCACAGGTAGCACCGATATTGATGAGGTAACAATAGTAGCTGAGGAAACCGTTGTTGAGCGAACTCAAACTAGTATAGTAGAAGTCCCTGTACAACAAATAAAAAATATACCAGCTTTATTGGGTGAAGTAGATGTGCTAAAGGCTATTCAGTTATTACCAGGTGTTCAGTCTGGAGGTGAAGGTACAAGTGGATTCTATGTAAGAGGTGGAGGCCCTGATCAAAATTTAATTTTATTAGATGGCGTACCAGTATATAATGCTTCGCATTTATTTGGCTTCTTTTCTGTTTTTAATGCTGACGCCATAAAAAATGTAAGACTTACCAAAGGGGGATATCCTGCTCGTTTTGGTGGTCGTTTGTCTTCCGTTCTAGAAATAGATATGAAAGAAGGTAATATGAAGAAGATTGAAGGAGAAGGAAGCATAGGATTGATATCTTCTAAGCTCACACTTCAAGGACCTATCATAAAAGATAAAACCTCATTTATTGTTTCAGGAAGAAGAACCTATATAGATATTTTAGCTCAACCGCTCATAAAAAGTGCTAATAATGGTAACCCTGGGGGGTATTATTTTTATGACTTGAACGCTAAATTAAATCATAAAATTTCTGAGAAAGACAGATTGTATCTAAGTGCATATTTAGGTAAGGATAGATTTTATTTAACGGATAGTAATAACGATGACTTTATAGATCAAGACCTAAATTATGAATCTACTTCAGAAAATGATTTTGGTCTAGATTGGGGAAATGTAACTTCATGCTTAAGATGGAATCATCTTTTTTCAAACAAGCTATTTGCCAATACAACTCTAACATATAGCAAATATCAGTTTAATACATTATATGATAGCAGGAGTTCAACATCAAGCCCTTTTCAATTGACTAAAGATACTGCCCATTTTAATTATTTTTCTGGTGTCAAAGATTATGGTGCAAAAATAGATTTTGATTATTTGCCTAACCCCAATCACTATATCAAGTTTGGTCTGAATTATGTGCGTCATAATTTTTATCCAGGCTCGTTTGAGTTATATCTCAGTACTTTTGAAAGAGATTCTTTAGGTGTCGAAACATATATCGTTCCTTATGATACTACCTTTAACTTTTCGGAAGCATTGGAAAGTAACGACGCTTTCTTTTATCTAGAAGATGACATAAGAGTAAATGACCAACTGAAAATTAATTTAGGAATGCACTTAGGTTATTTCAACACCAATAACAAAACCTATTATTCTTTTCAACCTAGATTTTCATCACGTTTTTTAGTTAATAAAGATTGGTCTATTAAAGCATCGTATGCGGAAATGCAACAAAATATACATCTACTAACTAGTAGCGGAGCGGGTTTGCCCACTGATATATGGGTGCCAAGTACGGATTCTGTACCTCCTCAATATTCTAAACAGCTGGCTATGTCTGTAAATAAAAACTTCCTAAATGGACTATTGGAGGTCAGTATAGAGGGGTATTACAAGCAAATGAATGACTTGATAACACTTAAGCCTGGTGCTGAGATAATTGGCTTTGAAGATTGGAAAAATAAAGTTGATACCAACGGAGTTGGAAGATCTTATGGGGCGGAGTTGTTTGTACAGAAGAAAAAAGGTAAAACAACAGGTTGGATAGGCTATACCTTATCCTTTAGTGAAAGGAAGTTTGAAAACGTAAACTTTGGCAGGTGGTATCCTTACAAATACGATAGAAGGCACGATTTCTCTATAGTTATGGCGCATAAATTTTCAGATAATTTTGACATCGGTCTTACATGGGTTTATGGTACGGGAAATAACATGACTTTTCTTGAGGCAAGATATCCTACCGTAAATATTAATGGTAATACAAATGGAATTGATGAAGGCAGTGTCAACGAAATAGAATATTTCCCAACAAGAAATAATCTGAGATTACCGGCTTATCACCGATTAGATATAGGCTTAAACTTTCATAAAAAAACCAGATGGGGAGAAAGAACAATTTCTGTAGGTGCATATAATCTCTACAATAGGAAAAATCCATTTTTCCTATCTATTAATGACAAGATTCAAGTTCAAAATGGAGTGCCAGTTAGTGCTAGAGTTGTTCAACAAACTTCTTTGTTCCCAATAATACCATCGATTTCATATAAATTTAAATTTTAG
- a CDS encoding DUF4249 family protein, with translation MKHIIYTTLIIFSFVSCDNMQTVIDVDLPKHEPKLVVNSVNSVGENWKAYISVSQAPLSTDNFVFLSNATVLLMEGENVIDTLAYNASKHRYESDLIVQQGANFDIRVSHPMYETISSSLYSFERINIKSVEELQMVTNDNVSLKFTFDDPESTNNYYMINLKGYFPEQDNGTDSLWGDYYADKEKIYFDSDDPSLNQGQFSRGKVLFNDVLFDGTTKEINILFSSYFLLEGEGADSIQLNLWSVDYAFYQYFTTKIVQSNTGDNPIFNSEPVNVYNSFLDENEEIKGYGIFAVSSKDSVIIQTE, from the coding sequence ATGAAACATATCATATACACTACCCTTATTATTTTTTCATTTGTTTCTTGCGATAATATGCAAACTGTTATTGATGTCGATCTTCCTAAGCACGAACCAAAGCTAGTTGTCAATTCTGTAAATTCAGTTGGGGAAAATTGGAAAGCATACATTAGTGTTTCTCAGGCTCCTTTATCGACTGACAATTTTGTTTTTTTAAGTAATGCAACCGTATTGTTGATGGAAGGTGAAAATGTGATAGATACCTTAGCATATAATGCTTCAAAGCATAGATATGAATCAGACTTAATCGTTCAACAAGGAGCAAATTTTGATATTCGTGTTTCACACCCTATGTATGAAACAATATCTTCAAGTTTATATTCCTTTGAAAGAATAAATATTAAATCTGTTGAAGAATTACAGATGGTAACCAATGATAATGTTAGCTTAAAGTTTACTTTCGATGATCCAGAGTCTACTAATAATTACTACATGATAAATCTTAAAGGCTATTTTCCTGAGCAGGATAATGGAACAGATAGTTTATGGGGAGACTATTACGCTGATAAAGAAAAAATATATTTTGATAGTGATGACCCCTCGTTGAATCAAGGACAGTTTTCAAGAGGTAAAGTGCTTTTTAATGACGTGTTGTTTGATGGGACAACAAAAGAGATTAATATATTATTCAGCAGCTATTTTCTTCTGGAAGGTGAAGGCGCAGATTCCATTCAGTTGAATCTATGGAGTGTAGACTATGCCTTTTATCAGTACTTCACAACTAAAATAGTTCAATCTAATACAGGAGATAATCCCATTTTTAACTCCGAACCTGTAAATGTTTATAACAGTTTCCTAGACGAAAATGAAGAGATTAAAGGATATGGTATTTTTGCTGTATCATCGAAAGATAGTGTTATCATACAAACGGAATAA
- a CDS encoding DUF2851 family protein produces the protein MHSKNWILCESYITQVDEFIVSQFFERLLIERLEEKSNVLSKKLRNSKNNWECIFYQSLCQSIGLKINAESMLSLSNRLPFSILAKHRNNLFQIEALLFGVAGFLNDVDDSYGQSLKKEYSFLKHKYDLKEMEVEQWLFMRLRPSSFPTVRIAQLAKLIFNNANLFSKVVEAKSIDRLKKYLNPLLVTIG, from the coding sequence ATGCATAGTAAGAACTGGATTCTTTGTGAATCCTACATTACACAAGTGGATGAATTCATTGTCAGTCAATTTTTCGAGAGGTTATTAATTGAACGATTAGAGGAAAAATCAAATGTGTTGTCAAAAAAATTGAGGAATTCTAAAAACAATTGGGAATGTATATTTTATCAATCCTTGTGTCAGTCAATTGGCTTAAAAATAAATGCTGAATCTATGCTTAGTTTATCCAACAGACTTCCGTTTAGTATTTTAGCCAAACACAGAAACAATTTATTTCAAATTGAGGCATTATTGTTCGGCGTAGCAGGTTTCCTAAACGATGTCGACGACAGCTATGGTCAATCTCTCAAAAAAGAGTATTCTTTTTTAAAGCACAAGTATGATCTAAAAGAGATGGAGGTTGAACAATGGCTGTTTATGCGTTTACGCCCATCATCGTTTCCAACAGTTAGAATAGCGCAATTGGCAAAGCTCATTTTTAATAATGCTAATTTGTTTTCTAAAGTTGTTGAGGCCAAATCTATTGATAGATTAAAAAAATATTTGAATCCTCTGTTAGTGACTATTGGTTAA
- a CDS encoding potassium channel protein: MKKRIFVFAKIYYAVFFILLIVVIGIFGFIHIENYSLLDAIYMTVITVSSVGFQEVVELSENGRLFTTFLIIASFGTFAYSVSVVTTYIVGGEFNMYFKDYKVKKEIKGIKDHTIVCGFGRNGSQAVDKLAAHNQEFVVIDNNPQSIDKLRDTQRYLFVKGDATLDETLELAGISRAKALISTLSSDADNLYVVLSARQKKNDLIIISRASYDESLDKLKIAGADNVIMPNKLGGAHMASLVTTPDVVEFLDNITLEGNAEINLEEISLNHLPGDFQNKTVKDLNARLHTGCNIIGFKTPEGKYVINPSAETMLIPNSKLFVLGSNEQIKKLNKLLKTHD; this comes from the coding sequence ATGAAAAAGAGAATATTTGTTTTTGCCAAAATCTATTATGCAGTTTTTTTTATTCTGTTAATAGTTGTTATTGGCATTTTTGGTTTTATCCACATAGAAAATTACTCTCTTTTGGATGCCATTTATATGACGGTAATCACCGTTTCATCAGTAGGTTTCCAAGAAGTTGTTGAGTTGTCTGAAAATGGTCGATTATTTACAACCTTTTTAATCATCGCAAGTTTTGGTACATTTGCTTATTCAGTATCTGTGGTCACGACCTATATTGTTGGTGGAGAATTCAACATGTACTTTAAAGATTACAAAGTGAAAAAAGAAATTAAAGGAATAAAGGATCACACCATAGTATGTGGTTTTGGAAGAAATGGTTCTCAAGCTGTAGACAAATTAGCTGCTCACAATCAGGAATTTGTGGTCATTGATAATAACCCACAGAGCATTGATAAATTAAGAGATACACAACGCTACTTATTTGTTAAGGGTGACGCTACCCTTGACGAAACATTGGAGTTAGCAGGAATTTCAAGAGCCAAAGCATTAATCTCTACTCTATCTTCAGATGCCGACAATCTGTATGTTGTTCTTTCTGCAAGACAAAAAAAGAATGATTTAATAATTATTAGTAGAGCGTCTTACGATGAATCACTTGATAAATTAAAAATAGCTGGTGCCGATAATGTGATTATGCCTAATAAATTAGGTGGCGCACATATGGCTTCGCTAGTCACAACACCTGATGTTGTTGAGTTTTTAGACAACATTACTTTAGAAGGTAACGCAGAAATTAATCTAGAAGAAATATCACTTAATCATTTGCCTGGCGACTTTCAGAACAAGACCGTCAAAGATTTAAATGCGCGTTTACACACCGGCTGTAATATTATTGGTTTCAAAACACCTGAAGGTAAATATGTAATTAACCCCAGTGCTGAAACCATGCTCATACCGAACTCTAAATTATTTGTTTTAGGGTCTAACGAGCAAATAAAGAAACTTAATAAATTATTAAAAACTCATGATTGA
- a CDS encoding PspC domain-containing protein, which produces MIEKKILGVCAWIAEKFELDVSGIRMLFIVAAILGFGSPIIIYLILYLIKPKSL; this is translated from the coding sequence ATGATTGAAAAAAAGATTTTAGGAGTTTGCGCTTGGATTGCTGAAAAATTTGAACTTGATGTTTCAGGCATTCGGATGCTATTCATTGTTGCTGCTATTCTTGGTTTTGGTTCTCCCATAATAATATACCTTATTTTATATTTGATAAAACCAAAAAGCCTGTAA